A region of the Psychrilyobacter piezotolerans genome:
GTTTAGAGGCTGCAGCGGATAAATACGGAGTTGCTGCCACCACCGATAATTTAGAAGTAGCGAGGGAAAGCGATATTCTGATACTTGCTGTAAAGCCTAATCTATACGGTGTAGTTATTTCACAGATAAAAGACTCAGTTAAAAGCGATGTGATTGTTGTTACCATAGCCGCAGGAAAGAGTATAGAAAGTACCGAAACAGCTTTTGGAAAAAATATAAAGGTGGTTAGAGTGATGCCTAACACTCCTGCTCTAGTGGGTGAGGGGATGTCTTCTATGGTTCCCAACAAGCTAATCGAAGTTCATGAATTAGAAGAAGTGCTAAGAATCTTTGAAAGTTTTGGAAGGACCGAGGTTGTGGAGGAAAAACTTATGGATGTAGTTACTTCTGTAAGCGGATCTGCACCGGCTTATGTCTATATGTTTATAGAAGCTATGGCTGACGGAGCAGTCCTTGATGGGATGCCAAGGGATAAGGCTTATAAGATGGCGGCTCAAACAGTATTGGGAGCGGCTAAAATGGTAATGGAAACTGGAATGCATCCTGGCCAGCTTAAAGACATGGTGTGTTCTCCCGGGGGAACAACGATAGAGGCTGTAACGGCTTTGGAGGAAAAAGGACTTAGGAATGCAGTGATTACGGCTATGAAAAGGTGTACAGAAAAATCAAAAAAAATGTCTAAATAGACAACAAGGGGGAAGGTTAATGTTTAATACAAATGAATATTTTGATGGGAAGGTAAAATCTATTAGTTTTGAAAATAGTGAAGGACCGGCAACAATAGGAGTTATGGCTCCTGGAGAATATAAGTTTGGAACTTCTAAGAAGGAATATATGACCGTAACTAGCGGTAAGATGACGGTAAAGTTACCTGGAAATGAAAACTGGGAGGAAGTGGAAGCAGGAAATACCTTTGAAGTGGAGGCAGATAGTTCATTTTTAGTAAAAGTAGAGGATGAAATTTCCTACCTTTGTCTATACAGATAATTTTAGGTAGATTAAAATTCAATAAAATTTTGTATGGATTGTGTAAACACTAAAAATTATTAAGGGAGGTACAGATGTTAAACGATAAACTTTTAAAACTTAGAGATGAAATGAGTAAAAATGGGATAGATGCTTATATTATTCCCAGTTCAGATGCACACCAGAGTGAATATGTAGCAGAATATTTTAAAGGCAGGAGATGGATAAGCAACTTTACAGGCAGTGCCGGGACTGCAGTTATCACCTCTGATTCTGCCGGCCTTTGGACAGACGGCCGATACTTTATACAGGCTGAAAAAGAACTTGAAGGAAGCGGCTTTGATCTTTTTAAAATGGCTGAAGAGGGAGTACCTACCTACCCTGAATGGTTGAAAAGTGTTGTCAAAAAAGATGGTATTATTGGATTTGACGGAAAGGTCATCTCTGTTTCTGCCTACAATGAATTAAAAAAAGGATTTGATGAAGATAACTTTAAAATTCAGTATGATCTGTTGGAATCTATCTGGGATGACAGACCTAGTTTCCCAAAGGAAAATATCTTTGTTCACGACCTCTCCTATGCCGGAAAATCCACCTCTGAAAAAATTGATATTATCCGTGGAATCTATCACTCCCATGGGGCTGACAGCTATATCCTCAGTTCTTTAGATGATATTGCATGGACTTTTAACCTGAGAGGAAGTGATGTATTAAACAATACTACCTTCTATGCATATGCACTTATTGAGGATGACAAGACTACTCTATTTATAGACAGGGATAAGCTGGATGAAGAAACCAAATTATACCTTAAAGAAAACAATATAGTTTTAAAATCCTATGATGAGATTACTGCTGACCTGTCTAATTTAAAAAATAAGAATATCTATCTCAGTCCGGAAAGAACAAGTATTTATATAGAGTCACTGCTTCAAAACAATAAAATTATCCATGATAAAGAGATAACTGCCTATTTAAAAGCTGTTAAAAATGAGGTAGAGATACAAAATTCAAGGGAATGTTATTTAAATGACTCCATAGCTCTCCTAAAAGGGTTTAAACATATTGAAGAAAATTTTAAAGAAACTCCTATCACCGAACTGGATGTGGAAGATATTATCAAAAATGAAAGATCAAAGATCGATGGATTTAAGGGTATAAGTTTTGATACCATTGCCGGGTACAAAGATCATGCAGCCCTTATGCATTTTAAGGCCAATGAAAAAAATACATATACCCTGGATTCTCGTGATTTTTTACTGGTTGATTCAGGGGGGCAGTACCTCAACGGGACTACCGATATCACCAGAACATTTTCATTGGGAGAGATCACACCTGAGCAGAAAAAAGACTTTACTCTGGTATTAAAGAGTGTAATTAATCTCAGCAGGGCTAAATTTTTAAAGGGGACTACCGGTTATAAATTGGATATGCTGGCCAGATACCCGCTATGGTTAGAAGGAATAGATTATAAGTGTGGAACCGGCCATGGAGTTGGATTTTTTCTGAATATTCACGAAGGTCCCCAAGGTTTTTCTGTGAGAAAAAGTCATGACCTTCCTTTAGAGGTCGGTATGAACTTAACTATCGAACCTGGTGTTTATAAGGAAGGAAGACATGGTATCCGTACTGAAAACACCGTTATAGTAAAAGAAGCTTTTACCAATGAAAGCGGGACTTTTTATGAATTTGAAACTATATCTTTCTTCCCCATTGATATAAATTCTATCGATCCATCTCTATTGAATAGTGATGAATTAGAGTGGATCAATACCTACCATGCTGCTACCTTTAATAAATTGTCTCCATATTTAAATATAGATGAGGTCAACTGGTTAAAAGAAAAAACTAAACAAATATAAAATACACAATTTAGTGATGCCCTCTGCGGGTATAATTTTCTAAATAATAAAAAAAATCCCCTGCCATTCCAGCAGGGGGGATTTCTTTATTTTATTTTTCTCCTAATAATCTGTCTAGGATTATAGCAACTGCCGATCTTACTGACAGATGATTATACTTTGTCTTACCTCTGATTGGATCTAAGATATGAGTACAGCTATCCATGATCTCATCTACCAAACCATGTCCTGTACCGAACAATAACAGGTAAACATTGTCATCATTATAGATTTTTTCACTCATATCTTCATATGAAATTGAGTTATCATATACTCTTGCAGAAGTTGTGACAATTACCGGTTTTTTCCCTTCAGCCTTTTCTATCTCTTCTACAGCTTTTTCAATACTTTCAGTTACATATGTGCTAGAAAATGCTTCTTCCCTGTCTTTATTGAAGTTTCCACCAAACCCGTCTTTCCAGTATCCGATTACTCTGCTGGTTAATTCT
Encoded here:
- a CDS encoding RNA methyltransferase, with the translated sequence MREKIYLGLVHYPVYNRNQETVATSVTNFDIHDISRSCKTYDVKGYHIITPVDAQVELTSRVIGYWKDGFGGNFNKDREEAFSSTYVTESIEKAVEEIEKAEGKKPVIVTTSARVYDNSISYEDMSEKIYNDDNVYLLLFGTGHGLVDEIMDSCTHILDPIRGKTKYNHLSVRSAVAIILDRLLGEK
- a CDS encoding pyrimidine/purine nucleoside phosphorylase; the protein is MFNTNEYFDGKVKSISFENSEGPATIGVMAPGEYKFGTSKKEYMTVTSGKMTVKLPGNENWEEVEAGNTFEVEADSSFLVKVEDEISYLCLYR
- a CDS encoding aminopeptidase P family protein, encoding MLNDKLLKLRDEMSKNGIDAYIIPSSDAHQSEYVAEYFKGRRWISNFTGSAGTAVITSDSAGLWTDGRYFIQAEKELEGSGFDLFKMAEEGVPTYPEWLKSVVKKDGIIGFDGKVISVSAYNELKKGFDEDNFKIQYDLLESIWDDRPSFPKENIFVHDLSYAGKSTSEKIDIIRGIYHSHGADSYILSSLDDIAWTFNLRGSDVLNNTTFYAYALIEDDKTTLFIDRDKLDEETKLYLKENNIVLKSYDEITADLSNLKNKNIYLSPERTSIYIESLLQNNKIIHDKEITAYLKAVKNEVEIQNSRECYLNDSIALLKGFKHIEENFKETPITELDVEDIIKNERSKIDGFKGISFDTIAGYKDHAALMHFKANEKNTYTLDSRDFLLVDSGGQYLNGTTDITRTFSLGEITPEQKKDFTLVLKSVINLSRAKFLKGTTGYKLDMLARYPLWLEGIDYKCGTGHGVGFFLNIHEGPQGFSVRKSHDLPLEVGMNLTIEPGVYKEGRHGIRTENTVIVKEAFTNESGTFYEFETISFFPIDINSIDPSLLNSDELEWINTYHAATFNKLSPYLNIDEVNWLKEKTKQI
- the proC gene encoding pyrroline-5-carboxylate reductase codes for the protein MKKIGFIGCGNMSQAMIGGVVRAEIFPGKNILVSDLNKKSLEAAADKYGVAATTDNLEVARESDILILAVKPNLYGVVISQIKDSVKSDVIVVTIAAGKSIESTETAFGKNIKVVRVMPNTPALVGEGMSSMVPNKLIEVHELEEVLRIFESFGRTEVVEEKLMDVVTSVSGSAPAYVYMFIEAMADGAVLDGMPRDKAYKMAAQTVLGAAKMVMETGMHPGQLKDMVCSPGGTTIEAVTALEEKGLRNAVITAMKRCTEKSKKMSK